Proteins from one Telopea speciosissima isolate NSW1024214 ecotype Mountain lineage chromosome 1, Tspe_v1, whole genome shotgun sequence genomic window:
- the LOC122650407 gene encoding TOM1-like protein 2: MDRLKLAAQGERLKTGGAQMGRMVSGKMKEILQAQTPESKMVDEATSDSLEGPNWGLNLRICAMLNSEEFSGQEVVRAIKKKIVSKNIISQRLSLDLLEACAMNCEKIFSELASEKVLDEMVRMIDDPQTHHSDRQRALELIQAWGESEDLSYLPVFRQAYMSLKSRITPRSVQDDGNSMLYDSLDPDVQEQPLSPPERYPMPNLDPRGLDHTDNSYHDNSFSVEGKKEFFLFTRNSIDSLSSILNSQAEPKPLKDDLTLNMVEKCKESQPILQRIIESTSDDDEMLFESLNLNDELQQVISKYDEMIVPPAIEGPESRSPGTTSVGSATLDENVNRAENPQPLKDEVSSETSNEKEIFPEGKSTLE, translated from the exons ATGGATAGGTTGAAGTTAGCTGCACAGGGTGAGCGATTAAAGACCGGTGGTGCTCAAATGGGTAGGATGGTTAGTGGGAAAATGAAGGAAATCTTACAAGCCCAGACACCTGAATCGAAGATGGTAGATGAAGCGACATCTGATAGCTTAGAAGGACCGAATTGGGGTTTGAATTTACGGATATGTGCCATGCTCAATAGCGAAGAGTTTAGCGGTCAAGAAGTTGTGAGGGCTATTAAAAAGAAGATTGTTAGCAAGAACATTATAAGCCAGAGGTTGAGTCTTGATCTATTGGAAGCTTGTGCCATGAATTGTGAGAAGATTTTTTCAGAATTAGCATCGGAGAAGGTGTTGGATGAGATGGTTAGGATGATCGATGATCCCCAAACCCATCACAGTGATAGACAACGAGCGTTGGAGTTGATCCAGGCATGGGGCGAATCGGAAGACCTTTCGTATCTTCCTGTGTTTCGCCAGGCTTATATG AGCTTGAAGAGCAGAATCACCCCACGATCAGTACAAGATGATGGGAATTCGATGCTTTATGATTCTTTGGACCCAGATGTTCAGGAACAACCTTTATCTCCTCCTGAAAGATATCCCATGCCTAACTTAGATCCGCGCGGTCTAGATCATACTGATAATAGCTATCATGATAACAGTTTTTCggtggaaggaaagaaagagttttttcttttcactcgAAATAGCATTGATAGTCTGTCTAGCATTTTGAACTCTCAGGCAGAACCGAAGCCCCTCAAG GATGATCTCACTCTGAACATGGTAGAAAAATGCAAGGAGTCACAGCCTATCTTACAGAGGATCATAGAAAGCACTAGCGACGATGATGAAATGCTTTTTGAGTCTCTCAATCTTAATGATGAGCTTCAACAGGTTATTTCCAAGTATGACGAGATGATAGTGCCACCAGCAATCGAAGGGCCGGAATCCAGAAGTCCTGGCACAACCAGCGTTGGTTCAGCCACTCTAGATGAAAATGTAAACAGGGCAGAAAACCCACAGCCCCTAAAAGATGAAGTGAGCAGCGAAACCAGTAATGAGAAGGAAATTTTTCCTGAAGGGAAATCTACACTAGAGTGA